Below is a genomic region from Flavobacterium ginsengisoli.
ATATTTACTGTCAATGAAGCCGCATGACCATCTTGCTGGTCGGCAACACGAATTAAATAACGTCCCCATTCTTCGTCTGTCAAGGCAAATTGAAAACTTCCTTTTCCGCTTGAATCGGTATTGATTACAAAAGTTTTGTACGAAGTAGTTGCATTCGACGAGTTATAATTTGATAAATTATCGCTTGAAGAATCCCACCACCATCTCCAGTCCACTTTGTAAACTCGTACTTCGAGATTATGAACTGATTTTGGCCTTCCGTTTTCATCAACCGTTACTACGTCAAAACGATTGTTTGTTCTCGTTTCGAGCATGCTGTACTTGTTCAGTTCAGGTGTTTTAAGTCCAACGTAGGTTTTGTACGGAGAATAAGTCGTTGACATTACATCTGTACTAAAATCTCCTCCTTCTTCATACACTTTTGTAATAAATGAAGCGCGAAGCATTCCTGGCGCCTGACCCTGTAATCTTGGCTGAATGTTTACCGATGCTTTTCCGTTTTCGTTTAATTTTCCTGAAAAAACATTAATTTCTTCTGTGCTGAATTGACGAGCTAAATCATCAAAAGTATATTTTTCATAACCTTTAAATGTTGTGCTTTGCTGAGAGAATTTAGCCTGCATTTCTACATTCAAATTCTTTGCAATTGCACCGTGAAGCCATGTTACCTCAAGATTGTCTGTATTTGGATAAGATGCCGAAAGTGTTTTTCTGCTAAACGTATTCTTAATTTTTAAACGATTTGGTTTAATCGTCTCAATCTTAATGCTCTTATAGAATTTTGCGCCTCCAACGCTTACCATTGCTTCCCAGTTTCCTGTTGGCGCATCTTGATTGGTTGGAACTACAAAAGCATAATGGTTTAGATCATTTGTTTTTTGAACGGTTTGATAAACTGTTTTACCATTCGGATCGTTTAATCTGAATTTGATTGGATGAGATTTCGGAAGTTTATTCGCAGCATCATTCAAAATAAATGACAGATATAGATTATCTCCCGGACGCCAAACGCCTCTTTCTCCGTAAATAAATCCTTTTAAGCCTTTTTGTAAAGTCTCTCCGGCAACATCAAAATTACTTACTGATAACGAAAGTCCATCGTCCAGTTTCACGTATGTCGACTGATCGCCTAAAGTTACAATTGCGAAATAGGCAAATTTATCCAATTGAAAAGATGCAATACCTTCGCTGCTTGTTGCTTCTGTTGCAATTTTTTGTTGTTGGAAGTTGTATAAATCTACTCTTGCGTTTGAAACTGGCTCAGTTGTAACGATATTGTTTACAGCAAACAAGTACGATTTATTTTCGCCTCTTTTTGCAATAACCCCTAAATCTGAAGCTAAAATATTAGTTGCAATTCTGGCATTATAATAGTAAGAACCTGTACAAGGATCCTGACTTTCTCTCCAGTCGTAATCGTCATAATAATAGTAATCGTCGTAAGAGTTTCCGCTGTAGTTTACATCATTTTCATCCACTTCTTCTTCCTCAGTTTCATCGTCATTTCCTTCTGAAGTTTCACATTTGTAAAGCGAGTATTTCTTTTTTATAAACAAACTCTACTCTGTAAATTACTCCCGGTTCTGGTTTAATGATTTTAGATAAATCTAAAGCATACGTATTCCATTTAGAGAGATTTACGAGCGTACTTTCTTTTAAATTCAGTGTTGTTTTGGCAATTGGCTGGGCGACTTTCTTTAGATTTTGTCCGCCGTTTAATTCATTGTATTGAAGAAATTGCAGAATGTTATTTTTGTAGATTTTGTACACCTTAACATCTACAGCACTCAGATTTACAGCTTCAAAATTTAATTTTAAATTGTTTGAACTTGGCAGAATCGTTCCGTTTTTAATAAAACGAACATTTGGTTTTATCTGATCAAAAGAAATTTTATCAGAATAATTGTTTTCCAGTTTTTTACCATATTGGCTTTCTATTCCTTGAAAAACTTCCAATAATAATTCGCCCGTAACAACTTGTTCTGGTTCTTCGTCTGGCACATATTCAACAGCATCTTCTACAACTGCGGCGGCAGAATCAACTGCTACTGCAGCAGAATCGACTACAACTGCTGCGGAATCTACAGCTACTGCAACTGGTTCTTCTGCAACTACTGTTACAGTCTTTTCTTTTTTAGGTGCATTTTGATTCGTAAAATATACTTTTAGTAAATTTCCTTGTGTAGAAAATTTCAAATTATTGGTATTCTGAATCGAAACCAATCCAGCAAAATCCTGACCTTTTTCTAAAGGCTCGGAGAAATTAATTAAAACCTGCTGATTGTTTCCATCTGGAATTTCAACCTTTATAACTTTAAATTCGTTGATGCTTGTAATCGGAAAATCGATTTGTCCTTTCTGATCGATGTCGAAATCATTTCCGTCATATATAATTTCTAAATTCGAAGCTTCTGACTGGCGTTGTATACTATCTATTATAAAATGAAATTCTTTTCCTGAAGACACATTTTTATCGAACTTAATCTTAAGATCGCTTCCGTTATGTTTAGCTTTAACCAGCTTAATGGCGGTTTCCAAATCAATATTATCTGCAGTCTTTAACGTACAATTTAAATATTGATATTCTTTGCTGTACGACTGCACATCGCCAGTATTGATGGTAAAATCCTGTTTAACGGTTTTAACTGTAAAGTTGAATTTAGAAAGTTCTTTTTCTTTCTCTTTAGGAATGGCTGTCAGTTTATCTAAGTTTAAAGTAACTTGATATTCTGTTCCCATTTTAAGTTTTTTCTCTGGAATAAAAGCTAAAGTATTTGTTGAAAGTGCAATAACTTTTCCGTGAACACTTGGCGAAATATCAAACAAATCGTCGTCTAATTCCTGATTAGGTTTCCAATCGTTTTTATCGAAAGCCAAAACCACGCGAATATCAGAATCTGCAGAAACGATACCGCCAGTAAAACTAGTAATGTAGTCTTTGAATAATGAAAAATCGGAATTGAAATCGGCCGCTGATTTGCGCCCGCAGGATTGAAAAATAAAAAACACAAAAAATACGAGAAATAATCCTTTTGCCTTCACTTTTATCTAGAGTTAATGGTTAACAAATTGAGAATTTAATGCGCTATACCGTTAAAAATTACAACAGCAAAACACGAATTAAATCACGATAAAAGTAACGTATTTTTCGGGTTAATTAAGAAGAAAATTCTCTAATAATGATTATTTAACTTTTGTTGAAGTTTATAAACTACCCTACAAGGTATCTAAAGCTTATTTACGTCTTTCAAGAAAAAAACGTTTCATCAAATCTCGTTGCTTCATTTGCCATTACACCAGAAACAACAGTAGTTTTAGGATGCAGTTTTGTTCCCATATTTAAAAATCCGCGTTGTTCATCGCGTGCACCAAAAACAATCTTTGAAATCTGACTCCAATACAAAGCACCCGCGCACATTTGACAAGGCTCTAGTGTAACATAAAGCGTACAATCTTTTAAATATTTTCCGCCAAGAAAATTAGTCTGCCGCGGTGATGGACTGCATCTCAGCGTGTGCCGTTACATCATTCAGCAATTCGGTCAAATTATGACTTCTTGCAATTACTTTATCAGCCACAACAATTATAGCTCCAACAGGAATCTCGCCTTTTTCGTAAGCGATTTCGGCTTCCTGCAAAGCTTTTTTCATAAAATACTCGTCGGTGAAAGGATTTATCATACTTGCAAAAGTAAAACTTTACTCATTATTTTTACTACATTTAAATTTTGAAATTTGAATATGGAAAGAAAACATAAAATCAGTATACCTGAACCATGCTCTGAAGACTGGAACAAAATGATGCCAAATGAAAATGGCCGTTTCTGCATGAGCTGTTCTAAAACTGTTGTTGATTTTACATCGATGCTTCCTGAAGAGATTCAGCATTATTTCATTCAAAACCAAAACCAAAAAATTTGCGGCAGATTTAGAAAGTCACAATTGGAGACTATTACTATTCAAATTCCGGATCGTGTTTTATATTCTCAAACCCATTATCATAAAATGTTTTTATTGGCATTATTTGTCGCCATGGGAACCACTTTATTCAGTTGTGCCGATACCGAAGGCAATAAAATGAAAATTGATAAAATAGAAGTGGTAACAGACAATGAACCAAAAAATCCTGATCAACCAAACAATGAAGACCGTTTGGTTGAAAAAACACCTCCTGCACCTCATTTATATGCCAACATAGAGCCTATAAAGGCCGTTCCGGAAGGATCTATTGCCTATATCGAACCTCATTACGAAACCATCACTGGCACTCCTGCTATTGAAAATTTTGAAGTATTACCTGCATATCCTGGGGGGCTAGAGAGATTTAGCACATACATTCAAAATGAATTTAAAATTCCTAAAAAAGCCAGACGAATTACAGGAGAAATTGAGGTTTCTTTTGTTGTAAATAAAGCTGGAACTTTAGAACAATTTAAAGTTTTTGACAATATTGGTTATGAAACTGGAGAAGAAATAATTCGAGTTTTAAAAAGTTCAAAAGTAAAATGGATGCCAAGAATAATTAATGGAAAACCTACTCTTGATACTATCAGAATGAATATTGTTGTTCAAAAAGACAGTTTAAACATTGAAAGAAAAAACAGAAAGCTTTCAAAAATAGTCGCAATTAATTTTGTCAAAAAAAATGATAAACTGTCATATAATGAAAATCAGCCTTTATGTGAAAAAAAGTACCACAAGATCTCGCATTAGAAGATGATTCTGTGTTTTATATGGGAGCTGCAATCGAAACAAAAGCAGACTATCCAAGTGGTATTAACGCTTTCTATGAGTTCTTTGCCCAAGAATTTAAAATGCCTGAAGAAGTAGAAAATGCAAAAGATCGCATTATTGTTTCATTTGTAGTAGAAAAAGATGGTTCGTTGGTCGCATTTCAATTTCCAAAAGATATAAATCCTAAATTAGAATCAGAAATAACACGTGTTTTAAATCTGTCACCTAAATGGATTCCTGGTGAACAAAATGGAAAAAGAACAAGAGAAAAAATTAGTTTCCCAATAGTGCTCGAAAAATGGAAATAGTACACAAAATCGAAATACCAAAGCCATGCAATGAAAACTGGGATCAAATGACTCCAACTGAAAATGGGCGTTTCTGTGTAAGCTGTTCTAAAACGGTTATGGATTTCACTTCTATGCTTCCAGAAGAAATTCAGCATTATTTCATTCAAAACCAAAACCAAAAAATTTGCGGAAGGTTTAAACAATCACAGTTAGATCACATTACGATTCAAATTCCTAATCGCGTTTTATATTCGCAGACAAACTACCATAAAATATTTCTTCTCGCTTTGTTTATTGCAATGGGAACCACTTTGTTTAGCTGTGCAGATAAAGAAGGCAACAAGAAAAAAATTGATCAAATTGAAATTGTTGACAATCCAACACAAAATCAAGATGAAGATGTTTCCTCCTGCTATGGGCATCAGATTGAATCTAAAAAAGAAAAAACAAAAATACCAAGAGAAAGAGTCACAATGGGAATGGTAGTTCCTTCTAAACCTATTGAATATTATCGTTTTAAGTATAGCATTATATATAATTCAGTTGATTTGGATATTTTACCTGCTCCAAAAGGCGGAATGAAAAAATTCTATTCTTACTTTGCAAAAAATTACACTGCTTCAAAAAAAGGAGAAATGTCAATCTTATTTGTAGTAGAAAGAGATGGCACTTTAACTAATTTTCAAGTAACCAAAAACGAATCTTCAGAAAATGAAGCAAAAGTTATTAAAGTTTTAGAATCTGGTCCAAAATGGATTCCTGGAAAAACAAACAATGGGGATGTGCGATCAACTTTCATTTTGCCAATTACATTTAAATAATGAAAATTAAACATAAAATAACTATTCATATAAATTGCAAATCATTTTTGCCAACGTTGTATGTAGTTATGGTTCTAGTTCTTTTCGGTTGTCAAAACAAAGAAAACAAACAGCCGGATGCTAAAAACATTGATATTAACAAAGACACTTTGACTACAAAGCCAGATGTTTTAGATACAACTGCAATCAGTACAAAAAAATCAGATCAAGCACCGTCAGATATATCAAAAATTGAGCGACTCAAAATAAGGAAAACTACAACAATAGCATCTAGAGAAGTTGAAGAGAACAAATCATCAAAATCTGATAAAACAAAAAAAGATGATGCTTTGATAGTTGCAAAAACAGTTTCAAATTCTAACGCAGAATTTCCAGGTGGCATTGAACAATTTCATAACTTTTTCATGAAAGAATATAAAAAACCTGAAGAAGTTGAATATTGGAAGCTGAATTTTACGCTTTCATTTGCTGTAGAAAAAAATGGTTCTGTATCATTTCTTGAATGCGCTCCTGCAGTTGAAGAACCTCTCGAAAAAGAAATCATCAGGGTTTTAAGCTTATGCCCTAAATGGCTGCCAGGCGAATCGAATGGAAAAAAAGTGAGAATGCAATATTCTGTGCCCATTTTATTGAAATAAGACTCTAAGAGAAAATTAAATTTAAAACCGTAAATTTGCTTTTTACCTTACAATGAAAAGCGATTTACTTTCCGACATATATAATCCCGCTGATTTACGTCTTTTAAAAGAAGAACAGCTCACCCAAGTTGCCCAAGAACTTCGTCAGTTTATTATTGATATAGTTTCTGTAAAAGAAGGGCATTTGGGAGCAAGTTTAGGCGTTGTAGAACTTACAATAGCGCTTCACTATGTTTTTAATACTCCAAACGATTTATTGGTTTGGGATGTTGGACATCAAGCTTATGGGCATAAAATATTAACTGAAAGAAGAGAAAATTTTGATACCAATAGACAAATTGGAGGTATTTCTGGTTTTCCAAAAAGAAGCGAAAGCATTTATGACACTTTTGGTGTCGGACATTCTTCAACTTCGATTTCTGCAAGCACTCGGAATGGCGATTGCTTCTAAATTAAAAGGCGATTT
It encodes:
- a CDS encoding energy transducer TonB, coding for MERKHKISIPEPCSEDWNKMMPNENGRFCMSCSKTVVDFTSMLPEEIQHYFIQNQNQKICGRFRKSQLETITIQIPDRVLYSQTHYHKMFLLALFVAMGTTLFSCADTEGNKMKIDKIEVVTDNEPKNPDQPNNEDRLVEKTPPAPHLYANIEPIKAVPEGSIAYIEPHYETITGTPAIENFEVLPAYPGGLERFSTYIQNEFKIPKKARRITGEIEVSFVVNKAGTLEQFKVFDNIGYETGEEIIRVLKSSKVKWMPRIINGKPTLDTIRMNIVVQKDSLNIERKNRKLSKIVAINFVKKNDKLSYNENQPLCEKKYHKISH
- a CDS encoding energy transducer TonB, which translates into the protein MEIVHKIEIPKPCNENWDQMTPTENGRFCVSCSKTVMDFTSMLPEEIQHYFIQNQNQKICGRFKQSQLDHITIQIPNRVLYSQTNYHKIFLLALFIAMGTTLFSCADKEGNKKKIDQIEIVDNPTQNQDEDVSSCYGHQIESKKEKTKIPRERVTMGMVVPSKPIEYYRFKYSIIYNSVDLDILPAPKGGMKKFYSYFAKNYTASKKGEMSILFVVERDGTLTNFQVTKNESSENEAKVIKVLESGPKWIPGKTNNGDVRSTFILPITFK
- a CDS encoding energy transducer TonB, whose amino-acid sequence is MKIKHKITIHINCKSFLPTLYVVMVLVLFGCQNKENKQPDAKNIDINKDTLTTKPDVLDTTAISTKKSDQAPSDISKIERLKIRKTTTIASREVEENKSSKSDKTKKDDALIVAKTVSNSNAEFPGGIEQFHNFFMKEYKKPEEVEYWKLNFTLSFAVEKNGSVSFLECAPAVEEPLEKEIIRVLSLCPKWLPGESNGKKVRMQYSVPILLK